agggtatgtgatgatggggggtatggtgaagggtatgtgatgatgtgggggtatggtgaagggtatgtgatgatgggggtatggtgatggtatgatgtgggggccaagggaactttatcaggatcatagtatcctggatccatgaaataactggcctttcaaaataaaagtccgcctgcctctatgggaatctaacatagtaacattttctgtaataataaatggcactttttaaaagtaaccgTCAGGTTTTCTTGAGGAAGGGTTACTAAACCCCCTCAGGTGTGTTTATGGTTATATCCTGCAGAGACGCTAAAGTAGAACACAcactcaggtgtgtgtgtgtgtgtgtgtgtgtgtgtgtgtgtgtgtgtgtgtgtgtgtgtgtgtgttttcctgcagactgtgtgtgtgtcctgaggGGGGCGGAGCCAGAGGAGAGGCGGTGTTTGCTTCTGTTTCCTGTCTGGGAGGAAACGGTGAACGTCTGAGGGATAATGTTAAGCTAAAGGACGAGAGGAGCTGTCTCACACCAGGAACACGCCCCCAAACGACAccagcagccaatcagcacgcagttTGGAGGTAAACCCGCTTTATTTTCACACTCACTGTCGTTAAGCTTTTATTTCCCGTGTGTTTAGATGGAATATATAGTTTGACTTGATTTAAGTTAAATATGAAAACTCCCAGTGGCTGTCTTTTAGTTTGTAGGATGACATCACTGATGATGTAACCGCCTGTATGAAAAGTGAGTCATTGTGGTTGCATCACCCTCTCCCCCATGAGCCCCCCGAAGACTCAACTTTAACCATCAGACTGCAGCAGAAACCTGCAGCGTGTTGATCACAGaaacagtgtctctgtgtgtgtgtgtgtgtgtctctgtgtgtgtgtgtgtctctgtgtgtgtgtgtgtgtgtgtgtgtgtgtgtgtgcctgtgtgtgtgtgtgtgtgtgtgcgtgcgtgcgcatgtgtctgtctgtgtgtgtgtgtgtgtgtgtgcgcgtgtgtgtgtgtgtgtgcgcacgtgcgcgtgctttctgtgtgtgtgcccgtgcgtgcgtgcctgcgcgcgcgtgtgtgtctgtctgtctgtcgtgtgtgtgcgcacgtgcgtgtttctctgtgtgtgctgtgcgtgcctgcgcgcgtgtgtgtctgtctgtctgtgtgtgtttgtttgtgtgtacgcGCACGtgcgtgtttctgtgtgtgtgtgcgtgcgtgcctgcgccgcgcgtgtgtctgtctgtctgtctcttctgtgtgtgcgtgtgtgtgcgcgatcttgtgtgtgtgtgtgtgtgtgtgtgtgtgtgtgtgtgtgtgtgtgtgtgtgtttcgtgtgtgtgcgtgtttctgtgtttctgtgtgtgtgcgcgtgcctgtgtatgtgtgcgtgtttgtgtgtttctgtgtgtgtgtgtgtgtgtgtgtgtgtctctctcgctACATCAGGCCACATCTCTGCTGTTTTAGGGGGTTTTAGGGGTTAGGGGGGTTTGAGGGGTTTTAGGGGGTTTCCTATACGGAGACACTGCTGCccctgttttggtttgaaaaacaCTAACCTTAGATATTAAAGCCCGTGTTGCAGGTTAACCACcgtccttcagcctagtactagtactaaggtgactgtccttcagcctagtactagaactatggtgaccgtgcttcagcctagtactagaactatggtgactgtgcctcagcctagtactagtactatggtgaccgtgcctcagcctagtactagaactatggtgactgtgcttcagcctagtactagtactatggtgaccgtgcttcagcctagtactagaactatggtgactgtgcttcagcctagtactagaactatggtgactgcttcagcctagtactagaactatggtgactgtgcttcagcctagtactagaactatggtgactgtccttcagcctagtactagtactatggtgactgctcagcctagtactagaactatggtgaccgtgcttcagcctagtactagaactatggtgactgtgcttcagcctagtactagaactatggtgaccgtgcttcagcctagtactagaactatggtgaccgtgcctcagcctagtactagaactatggtgaccgtgcctcagcctagtactagaactatggtgaccgtccttcagcctagtactagaactatggtgaccgtgcttcagcctagtactagaactatggtgaccgtgcttcagcctagtactagtactatggtgactgctcagcctagtactagaactatggtgactgcttcagcctagtactagaactatggtgactgcttcagcctagtactagtactatggtgaccgtgcttcagcctagtactagtactatggtgaccgtgcttcagcctagtactagaactatggtgaccgtgcttcagcctagtactagtactatggtgaccgtgcttcagcctagtactagaactatggtgaccgtgcttcagcctagtactagtactatggtgactgcttcagcctagtacaagaactatggtgactgctcagcctagtactagaactatggtgactgtgcttcagcctagtactagtactatggtgactgtccttcagcctattactagaactatggtgactgctcagcctagtactagaactatggtgactgctcagcctagtactagaactatggtgaccgtgcttcagcctagtactagtactatggtgactgtgcttcagcctagtactagtactatggtgactgatcagcctagtactagaactatggtgaccgtgcctcagcctagtactagaactatggtgaccgtgcttcagcctagtactagaactatggtgactgtgcttcagccctagtactagaactatggtgactgtcttcagcctagtactagaactctGGTGACTGCTtccagcctagtactagaactatggtgactgtgcttcagcctagtactagaactatggtgactgcttcagcctCAGTACTAGAACTCtggtgactgcttcagcctagtactagaagtattgtgacacacaacacacacacacagagagcacacacacacacacactgagacatcagcacacacacacacacacacaacacacagagatgtacacacacgcacacacacacacagagagacacacagagagagagacacacacacacagagagagacacacacacacacacacacacacacacacacacagagacacacacacacacacacacacacacagagacacacacacacacacacacacacacacagagacacacacacacacacacacacacagagagacacacacacacatcacacacacacacacacacagagagacacacacgacacacagagagacacacacacacacacagagagacacacacacacacacagagagagacacacacacacacacacacacacacacagagagagacacacacacacacacagacacacacacacacacacagacacacacacacacacagacacacacacacagacacacacacacagacacacacagtggaaagatgacgacttttggtagtttgatgtAGTTTCTGTCCACTCTGAGTGAAGTGTGTtgtacgatgataaaagtcctgattatttacatggagtctggtggagatatgctggctctatacacgctaaaagtcctgattatttacatggagtctggtggagatatgctggctctatacacactaaaagtcctgattatttacatggagtctggtggagatatgctggctctatacacgctaaaagtcctgattatttacatggagtctggtggaaatatgctggctctatacacgctaaaagtcgtgattatttacatggagtctggtgtagatatgctggctctatacacgctaaaagtccctgattatttacatggagtctggtggagatatgctggctctatacacgctaaaagtcctgattatttacatggagtctggtgggtttgtagaaaacaaaacaaagccttTAAACTAACATGAGCAGGTGAATCCAGTATTTCCTCGTGCAGATGCAGCGACAGGTTTGTTATTTATAACACAGTTTGAGTCTTGTGCAACGTTAGCATTGTAGCTAAGGCTGGTTAGCACCACTGTGTACAGTCCTGCTGCAGCTCAGAGACTCAGTGAGTCTGTCTCTGAGCTTATAAGGCGTTCCTTCTCCTGCAGCTCTGATcggaaaggagagaaagaggtgcGTCTGTTTTCAGTCAGCAGACACAGATGTGTCCTTGAAAGGCCCGAGCTGTTTTTTAAGTCTGTTTATTCTTCTGTCTGTCAGGAGACACTCCAGCACTGATTGTTGAACTGTTAAATGTCTTCAGTTTGGATTTAAAAAgccctgcgtgtgtgtgtgtgtgtgtgtgtgtgtgtgtgtgtgtgtgtgtgtgctgtctgtgtgtgtctgtctgtgtgtgtgtgtgtgtgtgtctgtctgtgtgtgtgtgtgtgctgtctgtgtgtgtgtgtgtgtgtgtgtctgtgtctgtgtgtgtgtgtgtctgtctgtgtgtgtgtgtgtctgtctgtgtgtgtgtctgtctgtgtctgtgtgtgtgtgtctgtctgtgtctgtgtgtgtgtctgtctgtgtgtgtgtgtctgtctgtgtgtctgtgcgtgtctgtctgtgcgtgcgtgtgtgtctgtgcgtgtctgtctgtgcgtgcgtgtgtgtgtgtcgttgtgtgtgtgcgtgtgtgtgtgtctgtgtgtgtgtctgtctgtctgtctgtgcgtgtgtgcgtgcgtctgtgtatctctgtgtgtgtgtgtgtctgtctgtgtgtctgtgcgtgtctgtctgtgcgtgcgtgtgtgtctgtgcgtgtctgtctgtgcgtgttctgtctgtgtgtgtgcgcgtgtgcgtgtgtgtgtgcgtgcctgtctgtctgtgtgtctgtgcgtgtgtgtgctgtagcgtgtctgtctgtctgtctgtctgtctgtctgtgcgtgtgtgtgtactgtttaGGGTTAATAAAGtaacccctccccccccctcccctcctctttcaGGACCATCATGCACCTGAAGTCGTATCCGAAGCTTGTGTGCGCCGAGTTGCGTCTGGACGTGGTCGGCGTTCAGACGTCTCAGCGGAGCCAGCAGCAGGCGCCGCTGCTGAGGACCTGCGCCGGTAACCGCGGCAACAACCGCCTCCCGTTCAGCGTCCTGTCCCCCAACACGCCGCTTTGGCTGCCGGGCCGCGAAAACGACTCGCTGCGACTCTACCAGACCGCCACGGAGGACGGGGACGCCCCGCCGGACATCTGGACCGTCATCAAGCCGGGACACGTCCGGGAGAAGATCGCCATCTTCGCCACGGACGCCGAGAGCACGGGCGCCGACGGCCGAGTGGCGTCCCTGAACCACGCAGCGATGTCGGGACTGTCGCGCGCTGCGAAGGCGAAGGGAAGCTGGGAGGAGAACAGCCGCGCTAAACGGCGCCGTAGGTCCGGGAACGACCAGCAGCGGGACGCTCGCAAAGCGTCTCCACGGCGATCTGACTCGGCTAGCGAGGCCGTAATGGCGTTGGAGACGGCCACGGAGGAGCAGAAAGTGTCGGTCGTGGAGATGGTTGCGTTCCTGGAGCAGAGAGCGAGCGAGCcgttgcagcagcagctggacgCCAAACCGCTGCTCGCCATGCAGAGAAGCTCCGCCTCCATCACGCTGTCCAGAGCCCCGCCCCCTGAGGTCAGAGGGGAGGAGCCTGAGAGCGTCAGGGGGGAGGAGCCAGAGAGTGTCAGGGGGGAGGAGCCAGAGAGCGTCAGAGGGGAGGAGCCAGAGAGCATCAGGGGGGAGGAGCCAGAGAGTGTCAGGGGGGAGGAGCCAGACAGCGTTCGTGTGTTGGACATGGTGGCACGGTTGGAGTCTGCGTGCGAGAAGCAGCAATCGGCGGGAGATCTGTCGAGAAACAACAGCCTGCGGAGAATGGCGGGACGCGTCCTGCTCACCACCGCCACGGACCAGAACTCCGCCCCCTGCCCACCTTCATCGGCGACATCGTCAGACAGAGAGCCAACCGGCTGCTCAGAAACAGCCGTCTCAGCTGTGGCTAACGCTAACAGTAGCTCTGGAGACGAGACGCTGGATGCCgccacagagacaaacacacaggcccCGCCACTCGCACAGGCCCCGCCCCTCGCACAGGCCCTGCCCCTCGCACAGGCCCCGCCCCTTACACAGGCTCCACCCCGTACACAGGCTCTGCCCCTCACACAGGCTCCACCCACTTCAAAGGTGGAGCCTCTGCCCGGCCTGTTGTTCCTGCTTCCTGCCTCTCAGCCCCGCCCCCCTGCCGCTCGCTGCGAATctggcagccaatcagagaagaggaggaggaggaggaaggcggACCGAGCTCAGCAGGAGGTACGgtctctctcactttttctgactttttctaTTTAGTTGCTGTTATGTAAAACACTGAGGGgtcagaggacacacacacacacagacacacacacacacacacacacagacacacacacagagacacacacacacacagagatacacacacacacacactctgatacacacacacagcggtaGGTATGTAGGCATGATGCCAGCGGTCcgtgctagcgtctttcaagctccaaacacattagattagcatgaaaacatgtcccagagagagacagagtggggacacatctgttaataacccagaggttggttttgcgcattatgaacaaagaacGGTCATTATTTCCGagcaatgctgtgctgagttagctagctagctaacattagcgtgttCTAGCCTTGGAGCAAACGTATGTGTTGTTGTTAATACTGTCGACATTTAGCTAGTTGTGATTGGTGTGGACGCTGTGAGATGGACGCTGTGAGATGGTGTGGACGCTGTGAGATGGACGCTGTGAGATGATGGTGTGGA
This region of Sander vitreus isolate 19-12246 unplaced genomic scaffold, sanVit1 ctg748_0, whole genome shotgun sequence genomic DNA includes:
- the fbxo34 gene encoding F-box only protein 34, which encodes MHLKSYPKLVCAELRLDVVGVQTSQRSQQQAPLLRTCAGNRGNNRLPFSVLSPNTPLWLPGRENDSLRLYQTATEDGDAPPDIWTVIKPGHVREKIAIFATDAESTGADGRVASLNHAAMSGLSRAAKAKGSWEENSRAKRRRRSGNDQQRDARKASPRRSDSASEAVMALETATEEQKVSVVEMVAFLEQRASEPLQQQLDAKPLLAMQRSSASITLSRAPPPEVRGEEPESVRGEEPESVRGEEPESVRGEEPESIRGEEPESVRGEEPDSVRVLDMVARLESACEKQQSAGDLSRNNSLRRMAGRVLLTTATDQNSAPCPPSSATSSDREPTGCSETAVSAVANANSSSGDETLDAATETNTQAPPLAQAPPLAQALPLAQAPPLTQAPPRTQALPLTQAPPTSKVEPLPGLLFLLPASQPRPPAARCESGSQSEKRRRRRKADRAQQEGMLQDGDAGVVTLCSSSSPPRRASPDFLLMRQRLQQLLAPQPFLAVLPHHVLLTVLALLPTQSLAALKCTCRYLRSVIDDYGVRPADSLWVSDPRYRDDPCKQCKKRYGRGDVSLCRWHHKPFCQALPYGPGYWMCCHGTRRDTPGCNVGLHDNRWVPAFHSINVPMYRRGRGED